The Malus domestica chromosome 13, GDT2T_hap1 genome includes a window with the following:
- the LOC103451708 gene encoding peroxidase 11-like: MAPSLGSRPFVVQLLLLVFSVLSTGLRAGDPPLTLDYYKSACPTVFDIVKKEMECAVLSDPRNAALVVRLHFHDCFVQGCDGSVLLEDTIDLTGEKNALPNIHSLKGFRIVDRIKNQLESECPGIVSCADLLTIAARDAVILVGGPYWDVPLGRKDSVTASPELADANIPTPNEGLLKIISKFLYQGLSVTDMVALSGAHTIGMARCENVRERIYSGEFEATSGFNPPSESHLSNLRSTCPPVGGDNNVTAMDYVTPELFDNSFYQLLLKGEGVLNSDQEMYSSLLGIETGEIVKKYAADPIAFFEQFSESMVKLGNIPNDESFENGEVRKNCRFVNT; the protein is encoded by the exons ATGGCTCCTTCCCTTGGCTCCCGACCCTTCGTTGTGCAACTTTTGCTGCTAGTTTTCTCCGTTTTGAGCACCGGCTTGCGTGCAGGTGACCCTCCGTTAACTTTGGACTACTACAAATCTGCATGTCCGACTGTGTTTGACATTGTGAAGAAAGAAATGGAATGTGCTGTGCTCTCTGATCCTCGTAACGCTGCCTTGGTAGTTCGGTTGCATTTCCACGACTGTTTTGTTCAG GGATGTGATGGATCGGTTTTGCTAGAGGACACAATCGACCTGACAGGGGAGAAGAACGCTTTGCCCAACATACACTCTTTAAAAGGTTTCAGAATTGTTGACAGAATCAAGAACCAGCTCGAATCAGAATGCCCAGGAATCGTTTCATGCGCTGATCTTCTCACTATTGCTGCAAGAGATGCTGTGATTTTG GTTGGTGGACCTTATTGGGATGTTCCTCTAGGAAGAAAAGATTCCGTAACTGCTAGCCCTGAACTTGCAGATGCTAACATTCCTACTCCAAATGAAGGCCTTCTGAAAATCATCTCCAAATTTCTTTACCAAGGCTTATCAGTCACAGATATGGTGGCTCTTTCAG GAGCTCACACAATCGGCATGGCGCGGTGTGAGAACGTAAGAGAAAGGATTTATAGTGGCGAATTCGAAGCAACTTCAGGATTCAATCCGCCGTCTGAGTCGCACCTCAGCAACCTGAGATCGACGTGCCCACCAGTTGGCGGGGACAATAACGTAACCGCCATGGATTACGTGACTCCCGAACTCTTTGATAATTCTTTCTATCAACTGCTGCTGAAAGGGGAGGGAGTGCTAAACTCAGATCAGGAAATGTACTCTAGTTTGTTGGGGATCGAAACGGGGGAGATTGTGAAGAAGTATGCAGCTGATCCAATTGCTTTCTTCGAGCAGTTTTCGGAGTCGATGGTGAAGTTGGGAAATATTCCTAACGATGAAAGCTTTGAGAATGGAGAAGTGAGAAAAAATTGCAGGTTTGTCAACACTTGA
- the LOC103451707 gene encoding uncharacterized protein: MEDVLTEIPPPSRFFQEDLNSFTPPSPPLPSPFLLFSQNPDGAAAEFPIRPSLLILALSSPSLHLFHSVSSKSLIGTLILPETPFSGNSIDPSLTDKSCNIYSLPNPQNPESPTLLVSFQCPIAAERCHAVAKLLTSHQIVPQRILILDSVQTLNFRGKLSKDEAAAFKLETTEERKAPSLKLEYFPSGSVVDGLGAALLAACEIKNIRAALCVTWPQFGAPVLSLIGSHIFRAFDLELSIDSDCKDYVILGQDKDHHHPFDSDLYT, from the coding sequence ATGGAAGATGTACTGACTGAGATTCCGCCACCATCGAGGTTCTTCCAGGAAGATCTCAACAGCTTCACACCTCCGTCGCCGCCCCTTCCCTCTCCCTTCCTCCTGTTCTCTCAAAACCCTGACGGAGCGGCTGCAGAGTTCCCTATCCGCCCCTCTCTCCTCATCCTCGCCCTATCCTCCCCATCCCTTCACCTCTTCCACAGCGTCTCCTCCAAATCCCTAATCGGAACCCTAATCCTCCCGGAAACCCCCTTCTCCGGCAACTCAATCGACCCCTCTCTCACAGACAAGTCCTGCAACATCTACTCCCTCCCGAACCCCCAAAACCCTGAATCCCCAACCCTTCTCGTCTCCTTCCAGTGCCCAATCGCCGCCGAGAGATGCCACGCCGTGGCCAAGCTGCTCACTTCTCATCAGATCGTCCCCCAGAGGATCCTGATTCTCGACTCGGTCCAGACCCTGAATTTCCGCGGCAAGCTCTCGAAGGACGAGGCGGCGGCGTTCAAGCTGGAGACCACCGAGGAAAGAAAGGCGCCGTCTTTGAAGCTGGAGTATTTCCCGTCGGGCAGCGTCGTGGATGGGCTGGGCGCGGCGCTGTTGGCGGCGTGCGAAATCAAGAACATCAGGGCGGCGCTCTGCGTGACGTGGCCGCAATTCGGAGCTCCGGTGCTGTCCCTGATCGGGTCCCACATCTTCCGTGCCTTTGATTTGGAACTGAGCATTGATTCTGATTGCAAGGATTATGTGATTCTAGGGCAAGATAAGGATCACCATCATCCTTTTGATTCTGATTTGTATACTTGA
- the LOC103451706 gene encoding ceramide synthase 1 LOH3-like translates to MVLTEYLRTVAWEEEGYPAYEDFVILPLFVLYFPTVRFFLDRFVFEKLGRRFIFGKGLQKQDVKTYEQRKKIRKFKESAWKCIYFLSAEFLALLVTYDEPWFTNTKYFWVGPGDQVWPDQKMKLKLKGVYMYGAGFYTYSIFALIFWETRRSDFGVSMSHHVASVILIVLSYIFRFARVGSVVLALHDANDVFLEVGKMSKYSGAERTASVAFILFVLSWIILRLVYYPFWILWSTSYEVLLTLDMDKHSIDGPIYYYVFNTLLYSFLVIHIFWWVLMYRMLVKQIQARGQLSDDVRSDSEGEEDDHED, encoded by the exons ATGGTTTTGACGGAATACTTGAGGACAGTCGCTTGGGAGGAAGAAGGCTACCCAGCATATGAAGATTTCGTAATTCTTCCTCTGTTCGTCCTCTACTTCCCAACTGTCCGATTTTTTCTGGATAGATTCGTCTTTGAG AAATTGGGGAGGCGGTTCATTTTTGGAAAGGGCCTTCAGAAACAGGATGTAAAAACTTATGAACAAAGGAAGAAGATTAGAAAATTCAAGGAGTCAGCATGGAAATGCATATATTTTCTTTCAGCAGAGTTTCTAGCCCTTCTTGTAACTTATGATGAGCCTTGGTTTACGAATACAAAATACTTTTGGGTAGGACCGGGAGACCAGGTCTGGCCTGACCAGAAAATGAA GTTGAAATTGAAGGGGGTTTATATGTATGGTGCTGGATTTTACACATACTCCATATTTGCTTTGATTTTCTGGGAAACAAGGCGTTCCGACTTTGGGGTATCCATGAGCCATCATGTAGCATCTGTCATTCTCATTGTGCTGTCTTACATTTTCAG GTTTGCCCGTGTAGGTTCAGTTGTTTTAGCTCTTCATGATGCCAACGATGTGTTTTTGGAGGTAGGGAAGATGTCCAAATACAGTGGTGCTGAAAGGACTGCTAGCGTTGCGTTTATTCTTTTTGTATTGTCTTGGATCATACTGCGACTCGTTTACTATCCATTCTGGATCCTTTGGAGTACAAG CTATGAAGTTCTCCTGACATTGGACATGGACAAACACTCTATAGATGGACCAATTTATTACTATGTGTTCAATACTCTCCTATACAGCTTTCTTGTTATTCACATATTCTGGTGGGTCTTGATGTATCGGATGCTTGTTAAACAAATCCAAGCAAGAGGCCAGCTTAGTGACGATGTTCGGTCAG ATTCTGAAGGCGAAGAAGATGATCACGAAGATTAA
- the LOC103452298 gene encoding protein SOB FIVE-LIKE 3-like — translation MESFQVVGGDAKKWSGSSESGWTMYIGSPTMRSESNEVYYNISDRKKGGGKINGKNCIVDRHDGESDDSMVSDASSGPSHREEVLLPRGIGGRNRSGGWRLRHADRDKKVTCRKEKKREDERLRVREKGEEEEELLHKADSAESQV, via the coding sequence ATGGAGTCTTTCCAAGTTGTTGGAGGCGATGCGAAGAAATGGAGTGGGAGTAGCGAGTCTGGATGGACAATGTATATTGGCTCCCCCACCATGCGTAGCGAAAGTAATGAAGTTTACTACAATATCAGTGATCGTAAAAAAGGGGGTGGAAAAATCAATGGCAAGAACTGTATTGTTGATCGTCATGATGGTGAGAGTGATGACTCCATGGTTTCAGACGCCTCCTCCGGCCCAAGCCACCGTGAAGAAGTACTACTTCCACGTGGGATCGGCGGCAGAAATCGCAGCGGCGGATGGCGGCTCAGGCATGCAGATAGAGATAAGAAAGTAACTTGCAGaaaggagaagaagagagaggatgAAAGATTAAGGGTCAGAGAAaagggggaggaggaggaggaattgCTGCACAAGGCAGATAGTGCTGAAAGTCAGGTGTGA
- the LOC103451714 gene encoding GCN5-related N-acetyltransferase 1, chloroplastic translates to MILRGTISAPLPCLRLRSTGAAPTPPQSLTPSRRSLTTNQYSISDQDLDTRGFNLHRTIAELNLDHLNKVFVAVGFPKRDPDKIRTALEHTDSLLWMEYRKTKRPVAFARATGDGVFNAIIWDVVVDPSFQGLGLGKAVMERLIEELVGKGICNIALYSEPRVLGFYRPLGFVADPDGIRGMVYSRKPKRRT, encoded by the coding sequence ATGATCTTACGTGGCACTATCTCCGCTCCCCTCCCCTGTCTCCGCCTCAGAAGCACCGGCGCCGCTCCCACTCCCCCGCAAAGCCTCACCCCGTCGCGCCGCTCCCTAACTACCAACCAATACTCAATCTCCGACCAAGACCTCGACACCCGGGGCTTCAACCTCCACCGCACGATCGCGGAGCTCAACCTGGACCACCTCAACAAGGTGTTCGTGGCCGTCGGGTTTCCGAAGCGGGACCCGGACAAGATCCGGACGGCGCTGGAGCACACGGACTCGCTGCTGTGGATGGAGTACAGGAAGACGAAGCGGCCGGTGGCGTTCGCGAGGGCGACGGGAGACGGCGTGTTCAACGCGATCATATGGGACGTGGTGGTGGACCCGTCGTTTCAGGGGCTGGGGCTGGGGAAGGCGGTGATGGAGAGGTTGATAGAGGAGCTGGTAGGGAAAGGGATATGTAATATTGCTTTGTATTCGGAACCCAGGGTTCTCGGGTTTTACAGGCCGTTGGGTTTTGTGGcggatccggatgggatccgGGGAATGGTGTATTCAAGAAAGCCCAAAAGAAGAACATGA
- the LOC103451716 gene encoding chaperonin 60 subunit beta 4, chloroplastic isoform X2, with the protein MVAELVGVTLGPKGRNVVLQNKYGPPKIVNDGETVLKQIELEDAVENVGVKLVRQAGAKTNDLAGDGSTTAVVLAHGLITEGVKVTAAGMNPIQIARGIEKTAVALVAELKLMSREIEDHELADVAAVSAGNDYTVGNMIYDALRQVGKKGVVTIESGKSTENDLQIVEGMQFDRGYLSPYFVTDRKKMIVEFQDCKLLLVDKKITHPKELFKVLDNAVQEKYPVVIVAEGIEQEALTPVIRNKLRGALKAAAIKAPAFGERKSHYLDDIAILTGATVVRDEMGIVLYDVGKEVLGTATKVVITKDSTLIVTHGSTREAVEKRVSQIQKLVENTEEEFQKKILNERIARLSGGIAILQVGAQTQIELKDKQLRIEDALNATKAAIEEGVVVGGGCSLLRLSKKVDAIKELLDNKEQKIGAEIFKRALSYPVKLIAKNAGVNGSVVVEKVLSNDDMGYGYNAAKDCYEDLMKAGIMDPSKVVRCCLENAASVAKTFLTSDAVVVEIKETQPIPRGMPPKLPDIPRMPPPPPPDLASIPRRRRRATPPMPMPTTGAGPLGF; encoded by the exons ATGGTGGCAGAGCTGGTTGGAGTGACATTGGGTCCAAAGGGAAGGAATGTGGTGCTGCAGAATAAATATGGACCTCCCAAGATTGTCAATGATGGTGAAACTGTACTCAAACAG ATTGAGTTGGAGGATGCTGTGGAGAATGTTGGTGTTAAACTGGTGAGGCAAGCTGGTGCGAAAACAAATGACCTCGCAGGAGACGGTTCCACCACAGCTGTAGTTCTTGCTCATGGTTTAATTACTGAAGGTGTGAAG GTTACTGCAGCTGGCATGAATCCCATTCAAATTGCTCGTGGGATTGAAAAAACTGCTGTGGCCCTCGTTGCTGAACTCAAATTGATGTCCAGAGAG ATTGAAGATCACGAGCTAGCAGATGTTGCTGCAGTTAGTGCAGGCAATGATTATACAGTTGGGAATATGATTTATGACGCTCTTCGTCAAGTAGGAAAGAAGGGTGTGGTTACCATTGAATCAGGGAAAAGTACAGAGAACGACCTACAAATTGTGGAAGGAATGCAGTTCGATCGTGGATACTTATCGCCTTATTTTGTCACTGATCGAAAAAAAATGATAGTGGAGTTTCAGGACTGTAAG TTACTTTTGGTTGACAAGAAAATTACACACCCAAAGGAGCTGTTCAAAGTATTGGACAATGCAGTACAAGAAAAGTATCCTGTCGTGATAGTTGCAGAGGGCATTGAGCAGGAAGCTTTGACTCCAGTGATCAGAAACAAACTCAGGGGTGCGCTGAAGGCAGCTGCTATTAAGGCTCCTGCCTTTGGCGAGCGCAAAAGCCATTACTTAGATGACATTGCCATTTTGACTGGAG CAACGGTCGTGAGAGATGAGATGGGGATTGTCCTATATGATGTTGGGAAGGAGGTTTTGGGCACTGCTACTAAGGTTGTGATAACAAAGGATTCTACATTGATAGTTACCCATGGCAGCACCCGGGAGGCTGTAGAAAAGAGGGTTTCACAGATACAAAAGCTTGTTGAG aaTACTGAAGAAGAATTTCAAAAGAAGATACTAAATGAAAGAATAGCAAGATTATCAGGGGGAATTGCTATTCTGCAG GTAGGAGCACAAACACAAATTGAGTTGAAAGATAAGCAACTTAGAATTGAAGATGCTTTGAATGCAACCAAG GCAGCTATTGAGGAAGGTGTGGTAGTCGGTGGTGGCTGTAGCCTTCTGAGGCTCTCTAAAAAGGTGGATGCTATTAAAGAACTTTTGGATAATAAAGAACAGAAG ATTGGAGCGGAGATCTTCAAGAGAGCTCTAAGTTATCCTGTAAAACTGATAGCTAAAAATGCAGGTGTAAATGGAAGTGTTGTAGTAGAGAAG GTTCTGTCCAACGATGACATGGGGTACGGATACAATGCTGCGAAAGACTGCTATGAGGACCTAATGAAAGCCGGGATCATGGATCCATCAAAG GTAGTTAGATGttgtttggagaatgcagcatCAGTGGCCAAAACTTTTCTGACATCGGATGCTGTGGTTGTCGAAATTAAGGAAACACAGCCCATCCCAAGAGGAATGCCGCCAAAACTGCCGGATATCCCAAGAatgcctccaccaccaccaccagacCTGGCCAGTatcccaagaagaagaagaagggcaaCACCACCAATGCCCATGCCAACCACAG GTGCTGGGCCCTTGGGCTTTTAA
- the LOC103451716 gene encoding ruBisCO large subunit-binding protein subunit beta, chloroplastic isoform X1, which translates to MAFSPTPISAFSFTNIQKLPKRLSPSSAANSKGIPKDLIFNHDGLATKKLLAGVDMVAELVGVTLGPKGRNVVLQNKYGPPKIVNDGETVLKQIELEDAVENVGVKLVRQAGAKTNDLAGDGSTTAVVLAHGLITEGVKVTAAGMNPIQIARGIEKTAVALVAELKLMSREIEDHELADVAAVSAGNDYTVGNMIYDALRQVGKKGVVTIESGKSTENDLQIVEGMQFDRGYLSPYFVTDRKKMIVEFQDCKLLLVDKKITHPKELFKVLDNAVQEKYPVVIVAEGIEQEALTPVIRNKLRGALKAAAIKAPAFGERKSHYLDDIAILTGATVVRDEMGIVLYDVGKEVLGTATKVVITKDSTLIVTHGSTREAVEKRVSQIQKLVENTEEEFQKKILNERIARLSGGIAILQVGAQTQIELKDKQLRIEDALNATKAAIEEGVVVGGGCSLLRLSKKVDAIKELLDNKEQKIGAEIFKRALSYPVKLIAKNAGVNGSVVVEKVLSNDDMGYGYNAAKDCYEDLMKAGIMDPSKVVRCCLENAASVAKTFLTSDAVVVEIKETQPIPRGMPPKLPDIPRMPPPPPPDLASIPRRRRRATPPMPMPTTGAGPLGF; encoded by the exons ATGGCATTTTCTCCAACTCCCATCTCTGCTTTTTCCTTCACCAACATTCAGAAACTGCCCAAAAGGCTCTCTCCATCTTCTGCTGCCAACTCAAAAGGCATACCCAAAGACCTCATCTTTAACCATGATGGTTTAGCCACAAAGAAGCTTCTG GCAGGGGTGGACATGGTGGCAGAGCTGGTTGGAGTGACATTGGGTCCAAAGGGAAGGAATGTGGTGCTGCAGAATAAATATGGACCTCCCAAGATTGTCAATGATGGTGAAACTGTACTCAAACAG ATTGAGTTGGAGGATGCTGTGGAGAATGTTGGTGTTAAACTGGTGAGGCAAGCTGGTGCGAAAACAAATGACCTCGCAGGAGACGGTTCCACCACAGCTGTAGTTCTTGCTCATGGTTTAATTACTGAAGGTGTGAAG GTTACTGCAGCTGGCATGAATCCCATTCAAATTGCTCGTGGGATTGAAAAAACTGCTGTGGCCCTCGTTGCTGAACTCAAATTGATGTCCAGAGAG ATTGAAGATCACGAGCTAGCAGATGTTGCTGCAGTTAGTGCAGGCAATGATTATACAGTTGGGAATATGATTTATGACGCTCTTCGTCAAGTAGGAAAGAAGGGTGTGGTTACCATTGAATCAGGGAAAAGTACAGAGAACGACCTACAAATTGTGGAAGGAATGCAGTTCGATCGTGGATACTTATCGCCTTATTTTGTCACTGATCGAAAAAAAATGATAGTGGAGTTTCAGGACTGTAAG TTACTTTTGGTTGACAAGAAAATTACACACCCAAAGGAGCTGTTCAAAGTATTGGACAATGCAGTACAAGAAAAGTATCCTGTCGTGATAGTTGCAGAGGGCATTGAGCAGGAAGCTTTGACTCCAGTGATCAGAAACAAACTCAGGGGTGCGCTGAAGGCAGCTGCTATTAAGGCTCCTGCCTTTGGCGAGCGCAAAAGCCATTACTTAGATGACATTGCCATTTTGACTGGAG CAACGGTCGTGAGAGATGAGATGGGGATTGTCCTATATGATGTTGGGAAGGAGGTTTTGGGCACTGCTACTAAGGTTGTGATAACAAAGGATTCTACATTGATAGTTACCCATGGCAGCACCCGGGAGGCTGTAGAAAAGAGGGTTTCACAGATACAAAAGCTTGTTGAG aaTACTGAAGAAGAATTTCAAAAGAAGATACTAAATGAAAGAATAGCAAGATTATCAGGGGGAATTGCTATTCTGCAG GTAGGAGCACAAACACAAATTGAGTTGAAAGATAAGCAACTTAGAATTGAAGATGCTTTGAATGCAACCAAG GCAGCTATTGAGGAAGGTGTGGTAGTCGGTGGTGGCTGTAGCCTTCTGAGGCTCTCTAAAAAGGTGGATGCTATTAAAGAACTTTTGGATAATAAAGAACAGAAG ATTGGAGCGGAGATCTTCAAGAGAGCTCTAAGTTATCCTGTAAAACTGATAGCTAAAAATGCAGGTGTAAATGGAAGTGTTGTAGTAGAGAAG GTTCTGTCCAACGATGACATGGGGTACGGATACAATGCTGCGAAAGACTGCTATGAGGACCTAATGAAAGCCGGGATCATGGATCCATCAAAG GTAGTTAGATGttgtttggagaatgcagcatCAGTGGCCAAAACTTTTCTGACATCGGATGCTGTGGTTGTCGAAATTAAGGAAACACAGCCCATCCCAAGAGGAATGCCGCCAAAACTGCCGGATATCCCAAGAatgcctccaccaccaccaccagacCTGGCCAGTatcccaagaagaagaagaagggcaaCACCACCAATGCCCATGCCAACCACAG GTGCTGGGCCCTTGGGCTTTTAA